GTCGAGGACGTGTCGATGGTGATGATGACCCTCGACAACGGTGTGCAGGCGAGTTACGAGCAGTGCCACTTCACGCCGGACTACTGGCGCAACTACACGGTCATCGGGACCGAGGGACGGCTCGAGAACATCGGCGACACCGGCGGTGGCGTCGTGAAGGTCTGGAGCCGTCGTCGCGGCTGGGACGTCGCGGGGGATCGCGAGTACCCGATCGACGGGGTCGCCGCCGGCCACGCCGATGCCGACCTCCTCACCATGACCGAGTTCCTCCGGCACGTCGCGCTGGGGGAGCCGACGACCCTCGCGCCGATCGCGGCCCGTGCCGCCGTCGCCGCAGGAGCGCTCGCGACCCGGTCGCTCCGGAACGGCTCCGTCCCCATCGACGTCCCGCCGCTCGCGGCCTCGACGATCGCCCACTTCACCGACCCCACCCCGGCCGTCACCCGCTGACGGACTCGCGAAAGGACACCCGATGCACGCACCCACCTCTGCCAAGGGCCGCGGCCGTCGCCGTGCGCTCCTCGGCGCCGTCGCCGCGATCGGCGCAGCCGTGCTCCTCGCCGGCTGCAGCACGTCCTCCGGCGCCTCCAGCGCCGGTGGCGACTACGAGAAGGCCGCCAAGGACACCAAGGCGACCCTGACGTACGCCGTCTGGGACGAGAACCAGGTCAAGGCGATCAAGGCGAACCTCGAAGGCTTCAACGAGGAGTACCCGGACATCAAGGTCAACGTGGACGTGACCCCGTTCGCCAGCTACTGGACGAAGCTGCAGACCCAGGGCTCGAGCAACACCCTGCCCGACGTGTTCTGGATGAACGGCCCGAACTTCCAGCTCTACGCGGCGAACGGCAAGCTCGCGTCGATCACCGGTGAGGTCGAGGCCGGCGCGATCGACCCCGCGAAGTACTCGTCCGCCCTCAACGACCTGTACACGTACGACAAGACCCAGTACGGCGTCCCCAAGGACTTCGACACCATCGGCGTCTGGATGAACAAGGCGCTCTTCGAGAAGGCCGGGGTCGCCATGCCCTCGAAGGACTGGACCTGGGACGACTTCCAGAAGACCGGAGCCGAGCTCTCCGAGAAGCTCACGGCCGACGGCGCGTACGGCGCTGCCGGCGGCATGGACGGGCAGACCACCTACTACGACACGATCTTCCAGGCCGGTGGGAACGTGATCGACGCGGACGGCACGAAGTCCGAGTACGACACCGCCGCCGCCGAGGCCGGGCTGCAGTTCTGGACCGACCTCATCGCGTCCGGGGCGTCGCCCTCGATCAAGCAGCTGACCGACACCACCGCCGACCAGTGGTTCACCTCGGGCAAGCTCGCCATGTACCAGGGCGGCAGCTGGTTCCGCTCCGCGTTGACCGGC
The sequence above is a segment of the Curtobacterium sp. BH-2-1-1 genome. Coding sequences within it:
- a CDS encoding sugar ABC transporter substrate-binding protein, which codes for MHAPTSAKGRGRRRALLGAVAAIGAAVLLAGCSTSSGASSAGGDYEKAAKDTKATLTYAVWDENQVKAIKANLEGFNEEYPDIKVNVDVTPFASYWTKLQTQGSSNTLPDVFWMNGPNFQLYAANGKLASITGEVEAGAIDPAKYSSALNDLYTYDKTQYGVPKDFDTIGVWMNKALFEKAGVAMPSKDWTWDDFQKTGAELSEKLTADGAYGAAGGMDGQTTYYDTIFQAGGNVIDADGTKSEYDTAAAEAGLQFWTDLIASGASPSIKQLTDTTADQWFTSGKLAMYQGGSWFRSALTGTDLEKDVVVYPLPKGKEQATVIHGVSNVVSANTKNKAAAQALQVYLASKQAQQQQGDMGAVIPAYEGTQSAFTKTMPDADLQVFLDAVDYAKPLPVSKNTAAWNTLETNLLPSAFDGSTPVDDVAKQLAQKMDAALTKEQ